Proteins encoded together in one Mycobacterium simiae window:
- a CDS encoding cytochrome c biogenesis protein DipZ, whose product MHTIALIGFLGGLITGISPCILPVLPVIFLSGMDSDRAASRGLNSAMRPYLVIAGLVCSFSVATLIGSALLSALHLPQDAIRWAALVVLVLIGLGLIFPPLQHLIERPFAALPQRQFGRNADGFGLGLALGALYVPCAGPVLAAIVVAGGTASLGPSTVVLTATFALGNALPLLAFALAGRQVSERVAAFRRRQRLVQIAGGVTMIVLAVALVFNLPAMLQRAVPDYTTAMQNRLGAEEIQRSLIPSSAPRTTAGSILQLDQGMTSNGMISNCSNGSADLEQCGQAPALTGITGWLNTPGGKPLDGASLRGKVVLIDFWAYSCINCQRAIPHVVGWYDRYRDSGLVVIGVHTPEYAFERVPENVASGAAGLHIDYPIALDNDYATWNAFNNQYWPAEYLIDANGTIRHTSFGEGDYNNTEKFIRQLLVDANPNVRLPGAVNGVDTTPTTRLTPETYLAPDKSGNYGGDGSYAAGTATFSFPPQVPNDKFALRGRWTLDDQGATAEGDDAAIRLNYTGKAVYVVVGGTGTLTVTRDGQTTTTPIGGVPTLHQIVGDDGAHRDQLDMQVSKGLQVFSFTFG is encoded by the coding sequence TGCACACCATTGCGCTCATCGGTTTTCTCGGCGGCTTGATCACCGGCATCTCGCCGTGCATCCTGCCGGTGCTTCCGGTGATCTTCCTGTCCGGCATGGACAGCGACCGGGCCGCCTCTCGCGGCTTGAATTCGGCGATGCGCCCCTATCTGGTGATCGCCGGACTGGTGTGCAGTTTCAGCGTGGCCACGCTGATCGGGTCAGCGCTGCTGTCGGCGTTGCATCTGCCGCAGGACGCCATCCGGTGGGCTGCGCTAGTGGTGCTGGTCCTGATCGGCCTGGGGTTGATCTTCCCACCGCTGCAACATCTGATCGAGCGGCCGTTCGCGGCCCTGCCCCAGCGTCAATTCGGCCGCAACGCAGATGGTTTCGGCCTAGGGCTGGCGTTGGGAGCGTTGTATGTGCCCTGCGCGGGTCCGGTACTGGCCGCGATCGTGGTCGCCGGCGGCACGGCGTCGCTCGGCCCCTCCACCGTCGTGCTGACCGCAACGTTCGCGCTCGGGAATGCGTTGCCGCTGTTGGCCTTCGCGCTAGCCGGACGTCAGGTCTCCGAACGCGTCGCGGCCTTCCGCCGGCGGCAGCGCCTGGTCCAGATCGCCGGCGGCGTCACGATGATCGTGCTCGCGGTGGCGTTGGTGTTCAACCTGCCGGCCATGCTGCAGCGCGCCGTGCCCGACTACACCACGGCGATGCAGAACCGGCTCGGCGCCGAGGAAATCCAGCGCTCGCTGATACCCAGCAGCGCACCGCGGACCACTGCCGGCAGCATTCTGCAGCTCGACCAGGGCATGACGAGCAACGGCATGATCTCCAACTGCAGCAACGGTTCTGCCGACCTCGAGCAGTGCGGGCAGGCGCCCGCCCTCACCGGGATCACCGGCTGGCTCAATACCCCGGGCGGCAAGCCGCTGGACGGTGCGTCGCTGCGGGGCAAGGTGGTGCTGATCGACTTCTGGGCGTACTCGTGCATCAATTGCCAGCGCGCCATCCCGCATGTGGTCGGTTGGTACGACCGGTATCGGGACAGCGGATTGGTCGTCATCGGGGTGCACACCCCGGAGTACGCCTTCGAACGAGTTCCCGAAAATGTGGCCAGCGGGGCCGCCGGACTGCACATCGACTATCCGATCGCGCTGGACAACGACTACGCCACCTGGAACGCCTTCAACAATCAGTACTGGCCGGCGGAATACCTGATCGATGCCAACGGGACCATCCGACACACCAGCTTCGGTGAGGGCGACTACAACAACACCGAGAAGTTCATCCGGCAGTTACTGGTCGATGCCAACCCCAATGTCCGGTTACCCGGGGCTGTGAACGGCGTCGACACCACTCCGACGACCAGGCTCACCCCCGAGACCTACCTGGCGCCGGACAAGTCCGGCAACTACGGCGGCGACGGCAGCTACGCGGCGGGCACCGCAACGTTCAGCTTCCCGCCGCAAGTTCCGAACGACAAATTCGCTTTGCGTGGCCGGTGGACGCTGGACGATCAGGGCGCCACCGCCGAAGGCGACGACGCCGCCATTCGGCTCAACTACACGGGCAAGGCCGTCTATGTCGTCGTCGGCGGTACCGGCACCCTCACCGTCACCCGGGACGGACAAACGACCACCACGCCGATCGGCGGTGTTCCCACGCTGCATCAGATCGTCGGCGACGACGGCGCCCATCGCGATCAACTCGACATGCAGGTGAGCAAAGGTCTGCAGGTGTTCTCGTTCACTTTCGGGTAG
- a CDS encoding endonuclease domain-containing protein, with protein sequence MEVFLGSEALRRGAVTRSQLRTRYRSVFRDVYIVKDAELTAAVKARAAWLSTGATLCGLSAAAVLGTKWLDATASAEIVRDNRHGQAGIVVHGYQLLDDEVRACRGMRLTTAARTGFDIGRTRPVAKSVPILDALLNATGTKPADVGLIADRHPGARGARRLRAALQLADGGAESPPETRVRLLLVGAGLPKPQTQIEFRDLGIRVDMGWREWKLAVEYDGIQHWENRYQRSWDIERIARLEAAGWAVVRVSAEMLSRPDVIIRRVQDKLRERGAYGRIGGPCRA encoded by the coding sequence ATGGAGGTATTTCTCGGCAGCGAGGCGCTGCGGCGCGGTGCGGTCACCCGCAGCCAATTGCGCACGCGGTACCGGTCGGTATTCCGCGACGTGTACATCGTCAAGGACGCCGAACTCACCGCGGCGGTCAAAGCGCGCGCCGCGTGGCTGTCGACCGGCGCCACGTTGTGCGGCCTGTCCGCCGCCGCGGTGCTCGGCACGAAATGGCTCGACGCGACCGCCTCCGCAGAGATCGTGCGCGACAACCGGCATGGCCAGGCCGGCATCGTGGTGCACGGCTACCAACTGCTCGACGATGAGGTGCGGGCATGCCGTGGCATGCGCCTTACCACCGCGGCCCGAACGGGTTTCGACATCGGTCGTACCCGGCCCGTCGCCAAGTCGGTCCCGATCCTCGACGCGTTGCTCAACGCGACGGGTACCAAACCCGCCGACGTCGGCCTGATCGCCGATCGGCACCCGGGCGCACGCGGTGCCCGCCGGCTGCGGGCTGCTTTGCAGCTCGCCGACGGCGGTGCCGAGTCGCCGCCGGAGACCAGGGTGCGGCTGTTGTTAGTCGGCGCCGGACTGCCGAAACCGCAGACCCAGATCGAATTTCGCGACCTGGGCATCCGCGTGGACATGGGGTGGCGGGAGTGGAAGCTCGCGGTCGAATACGACGGCATCCAGCACTGGGAGAACCGATATCAGCGGTCGTGGGACATCGAGCGCATTGCGCGATTGGAGGCCGCAGGCTGGGCGGTGGTCAGGGTCAGCGCCGAGATGTTGTCCCGGCCGGACGTCATCATCCGGCGCGTGCAGGACAAGCTTCGCGAGCGTGGGGCCTATGGACGAATTGGCGGCCCTTGCCGTGCGTAG
- the groL gene encoding chaperonin GroEL (60 kDa chaperone family; promotes refolding of misfolded polypeptides especially under stressful conditions; forms two stacked rings of heptamers to form a barrel-shaped 14mer; ends can be capped by GroES; misfolded proteins enter the barrel where they are refolded when GroES binds) translates to MAKTIAYDEEARRGLERGLNSLADAVKVTLGPKGRNVVLEKKWGAPTITNDGVSIAKEIELEDPYEKIGAELVKEVAKKTDDVAGDGTTTATVLAQALVKEGLRNVAAGANPLGLKRGIEKAVEKVTETLLKSAKDVETKDQIAATAAISAGDQSIGDLIAEAMDKVGNEGVITVEESNTFGLQLELTEGMRFDKGYISGYFVTDAERQEAVLEDPFILLVSSKVSTVKDLLPLLEKVIQAGKPLLIIAEDVEGEALSTLVVNKIRGTFKSVAVKAPGFGDRRKAMLQDMAILTGGQVISEEVGLTLENADISLLGKARKVVITKDETTIVEGAGDTDAIAGRVAQIRAEIENSDSDYDREKLQERLAKLAGGVAVIKAGAATEVELKERKHRIEDAVRNAKAAVEEGIVAGGGVALLQAAPALDDLGLTGDEATGANIVRVALSAPLKQIAFNSGLEPGVVAEKVTNSPAGTGLNAATGEYEDLLKAGVADPVKVTRSALQNAASIAGLFLTTEAVVADKPEKAAAPAGDPTGGMGGMDF, encoded by the coding sequence ATGGCCAAGACAATTGCGTACGACGAAGAGGCCCGTCGCGGCCTCGAGCGGGGCTTGAACAGCCTCGCCGACGCGGTAAAGGTGACGTTGGGTCCCAAGGGCCGCAACGTCGTGCTGGAGAAGAAGTGGGGCGCTCCCACGATCACCAACGATGGTGTGTCCATCGCCAAGGAGATCGAGCTGGAGGACCCCTACGAGAAGATCGGCGCTGAGCTGGTCAAGGAAGTCGCCAAGAAGACCGACGACGTCGCCGGTGACGGCACCACGACGGCCACCGTGCTCGCTCAGGCGCTCGTCAAGGAGGGCCTGCGCAACGTGGCGGCCGGCGCCAACCCGCTGGGCCTCAAGCGCGGCATCGAGAAGGCCGTCGAAAAGGTCACCGAGACGCTGCTGAAGTCGGCCAAGGATGTCGAGACCAAGGACCAGATCGCTGCCACCGCCGCGATTTCCGCGGGCGACCAGTCGATCGGCGACCTGATCGCCGAGGCGATGGACAAGGTCGGCAACGAGGGCGTCATCACCGTCGAGGAGTCCAACACCTTCGGGCTGCAGCTCGAGCTCACCGAGGGTATGCGCTTCGACAAGGGCTACATCTCGGGCTACTTCGTCACCGACGCCGAGCGTCAGGAAGCCGTCCTGGAGGACCCGTTCATCCTGCTGGTCAGCTCCAAGGTGTCGACGGTCAAGGACCTGCTGCCGCTGCTGGAGAAGGTCATCCAGGCCGGCAAGCCGCTGCTGATCATCGCCGAGGACGTCGAGGGCGAGGCGCTGAGCACCCTGGTCGTCAACAAGATCCGTGGCACCTTCAAGTCGGTGGCCGTCAAGGCTCCCGGCTTCGGTGACCGCCGCAAGGCGATGCTGCAGGACATGGCGATCCTCACCGGTGGTCAGGTCATCAGCGAGGAGGTCGGCCTGACCCTGGAGAACGCCGACATCTCGCTGCTCGGCAAGGCCCGCAAGGTCGTCATCACCAAGGACGAGACCACCATCGTCGAGGGCGCCGGTGACACCGACGCCATCGCCGGCCGGGTGGCGCAGATCCGCGCCGAGATCGAGAACAGCGACTCCGACTACGACCGCGAGAAGCTGCAGGAGCGTCTGGCCAAGCTGGCCGGCGGTGTTGCGGTGATCAAGGCCGGGGCCGCCACCGAGGTGGAGCTCAAGGAGCGCAAGCACCGCATCGAGGACGCGGTCCGCAACGCCAAGGCGGCTGTCGAGGAGGGCATCGTCGCCGGTGGTGGCGTGGCCCTGCTGCAGGCGGCTCCCGCCCTGGACGACCTCGGCCTGACCGGCGACGAGGCCACCGGTGCCAACATCGTCCGCGTGGCGCTGTCGGCTCCGCTGAAGCAGATCGCCTTCAACTCCGGGCTGGAGCCCGGCGTTGTCGCCGAGAAGGTCACCAACTCGCCCGCCGGCACCGGCCTGAACGCCGCCACCGGCGAGTACGAGGACCTGCTCAAGGCCGGCGTTGCCGACCCGGTCAAGGTCACCCGTTCGGCGCTGCAGAACGCGGCGTCCATCGCGGGCCTGTTCCTGACCACCGAGGCCGTCGTTGCCGACAAGCCGGAGAAGGCCGCGGCTCCCGCCGGCGACCCGACCGGTGGCATGGGCGGCATGGACTTCTAA
- a CDS encoding N-acyl-D-amino-acid deacylase family protein, producing MSYDLLIRNGTIVDGLGGEPFVGDVGVTGGVIVAVEARDGTAGPLDGASAEREIDATGLLVTPGFVDLHTHYDGQSIWSDRLTPSSAHGVTTVVMGNCGVGFAPCRQEDHDVLVDVMAGVEDIPGVVMTDGLPWSWETFPEYLDTLEAGKRDIDVAAYLPHSPLRVYVMGQRGADREPATAEDLAKMRALAKEAIQVGALGFASSRLTIHKTESGSPIPSYDAAREEIAEIAKGVVDGGGGLLQFVPDIPAGGYQPVLQTVFDVAEDAGLPVTFTLVVANAGDPTWPDAINMVEKANQNAGALRFTAQLLPRPIGLIIGLQLTANPFVLYPSYQQIAHLPLAERVAEMRKPEVRARILADKPGEGHPILYVAQMWDWIFPLGDNPNYEPDPADSIGARARARGVDPMEEAYDRLLDDDGRAMLLVATSNMERNSLDTVGQLLHRDDVVLGLGDGGAHYGMICDASYSTFFLSHWARDRASGRFSVAEAVRELTSVPARVAGLADRGRIAVGYKADLNVIDHDRLRLHKPVISYDLPAGGRRLDQTADGYVATIVSGEVIAEDGKPTDARPGKLVRGRRSAPAPTP from the coding sequence ATGAGCTATGACCTCCTGATTCGCAACGGCACCATCGTCGACGGGCTGGGGGGTGAGCCGTTTGTCGGCGACGTCGGGGTAACCGGCGGGGTCATAGTCGCCGTCGAGGCCCGCGACGGCACCGCCGGCCCTCTCGATGGCGCCTCCGCGGAGCGCGAGATCGACGCGACCGGCCTATTGGTCACGCCCGGTTTCGTGGATCTGCACACGCACTATGACGGGCAGTCCATCTGGTCGGACCGCCTGACACCGTCGTCGGCGCACGGGGTGACCACGGTCGTGATGGGCAACTGCGGCGTCGGATTCGCGCCGTGCCGCCAGGAAGACCACGACGTGCTCGTCGACGTGATGGCCGGCGTCGAGGACATCCCCGGTGTGGTGATGACCGACGGCCTGCCGTGGAGCTGGGAGACCTTCCCGGAATACCTCGACACACTCGAGGCGGGCAAGCGTGACATCGACGTGGCCGCCTACCTGCCTCACTCACCGCTGCGGGTCTACGTGATGGGCCAGCGTGGCGCCGACCGGGAGCCGGCCACCGCCGAGGACCTCGCGAAGATGCGGGCGCTGGCCAAGGAGGCCATCCAGGTCGGCGCGCTGGGATTCGCGTCGTCTCGGCTGACCATTCACAAGACCGAAAGTGGTTCTCCCATACCGAGTTATGACGCGGCCCGGGAGGAGATCGCGGAGATCGCCAAGGGCGTCGTCGATGGTGGAGGCGGGTTGCTGCAATTCGTTCCCGACATTCCGGCGGGCGGTTACCAGCCGGTGCTGCAGACGGTGTTCGACGTCGCCGAAGACGCCGGGCTGCCGGTCACCTTCACGCTCGTCGTCGCTAACGCCGGCGACCCGACCTGGCCGGACGCGATCAACATGGTCGAGAAGGCCAATCAAAATGCGGGAGCGCTCCGATTCACCGCGCAGCTGCTACCCCGTCCGATCGGCTTGATCATCGGGCTGCAGCTGACCGCCAACCCCTTCGTGCTCTACCCCAGCTATCAGCAGATCGCGCATCTGCCGCTGGCCGAGCGGGTGGCCGAGATGCGCAAACCCGAAGTCCGCGCCCGCATCCTGGCCGACAAGCCGGGCGAGGGGCACCCGATTCTCTACGTCGCGCAGATGTGGGATTGGATCTTCCCGCTGGGCGATAACCCCAACTACGAACCCGACCCCGCCGACAGCATTGGGGCTCGCGCCCGGGCGCGGGGGGTGGACCCGATGGAAGAGGCATACGACCGGCTGCTCGACGACGACGGCAGGGCCATGCTGCTGGTCGCGACCAGCAACATGGAACGCAACTCGCTCGACACCGTGGGACAACTGCTGCACCGGGACGACGTCGTGCTGGGCCTCGGCGACGGCGGGGCGCACTACGGGATGATCTGCGACGCCAGCTATTCGACGTTCTTTCTGTCACACTGGGCCCGCGATCGGGCGTCCGGGCGTTTTTCGGTGGCTGAGGCCGTCCGCGAGCTGACGTCGGTTCCGGCTCGCGTCGCCGGGCTGGCCGACCGTGGCCGCATCGCCGTCGGGTACAAGGCCGACCTCAATGTGATTGACCACGACCGATTGCGGTTGCACAAGCCGGTGATCAGTTACGACCTGCCTGCCGGCGGGCGCCGGCTGGATCAGACCGCCGACGGATATGTGGCCACGATCGTGTCCGGTGAAGTCATCGCCGAGGATGGGAAACCCACCGACGCCCGTCCCGGAAAGTTGGTGCGCGGCCGCCGAAGCGCGCCCGCGCCCACCCCATAA
- a CDS encoding mycothiol transferase: MSDTDAAARELLRDAFTRLIEHVDELTDGLTDEVSNYRPTPEANTIAWLLWHSARVQDIQLADIADVEEVWTRDGWVDRFGLDLPRRDTGYGHSAADVAKVRASADLLAGYYRAVHKFTCEYVATVTAAELARVVDTNWDPPVTASARIVSIIDDCAQHLGQAAYLRGIAP, from the coding sequence ATGTCAGATACCGACGCCGCCGCCCGCGAGCTGCTCCGCGATGCGTTCACCCGCTTGATCGAACATGTCGATGAACTCACCGATGGACTGACCGACGAGGTGTCCAACTACCGTCCGACCCCCGAGGCCAACACCATCGCCTGGTTGCTCTGGCACAGCGCTCGGGTGCAGGACATCCAGCTGGCGGACATCGCCGATGTCGAGGAGGTGTGGACCCGCGACGGCTGGGTGGACCGCTTCGGCCTCGACCTGCCGCGACGCGACACCGGCTACGGGCACAGCGCCGCGGACGTCGCCAAGGTGCGCGCATCCGCCGACCTGCTGGCCGGCTATTACCGCGCGGTGCACAAGTTCACCTGCGAGTACGTCGCCACGGTGACTGCGGCGGAGCTGGCTCGCGTCGTCGATACCAATTGGGACCCGCCGGTCACCGCCAGCGCCCGGATAGTCAGCATCATCGACGATTGCGCCCAGCACCTCGGCCAGGCCGCTTACCTGCGGGGCATCGCGCCGTAG
- a CDS encoding anti-sigma factor codes for MTAPNDFELLELAAPYALHAVSDAERADIDRQVAAAPAPVAAAFADEVRAVRETMAVVSAATSVEPPTRLRAAVLARAAATPAKREHSWRTTALVSVAAAIVAGLTALGVQAVLRPASPPSVAEQVIAAPDVQTVSRPLANGTATVVFSRDRNAGVLVLNNVAPPSPGSVYQLWLIDAKGPTSAGTMGNAAVSPSTTATLTNLGKSTTLAFTLEPGAGSPQPTTPILAALPLS; via the coding sequence ATGACCGCTCCCAATGACTTCGAGCTGCTCGAACTGGCCGCGCCGTACGCGTTGCACGCCGTGTCCGATGCGGAGCGCGCCGACATCGACCGGCAAGTCGCGGCCGCGCCGGCACCGGTTGCGGCCGCCTTCGCCGACGAGGTTCGCGCCGTCCGGGAAACCATGGCCGTCGTGTCGGCTGCGACCAGCGTCGAACCGCCGACGCGGCTGCGGGCGGCCGTACTGGCGCGCGCCGCGGCCACCCCAGCAAAGCGGGAACATAGTTGGCGCACAACCGCATTGGTGTCGGTAGCGGCCGCGATCGTGGCGGGGCTGACGGCGTTGGGGGTGCAGGCGGTGCTGCGCCCCGCGTCGCCGCCCTCCGTTGCCGAGCAAGTGATCGCGGCCCCGGACGTGCAGACCGTGTCACGCCCGCTGGCCAACGGCACGGCCACGGTGGTGTTCTCGCGTGACCGCAACGCCGGTGTGCTGGTGCTTAACAACGTGGCGCCGCCGTCGCCGGGCTCGGTGTATCAGCTGTGGTTGATCGACGCCAAGGGCCCGACGTCGGCCGGGACGATGGGCAACGCGGCGGTGTCGCCGTCGACCACGGCGACCCTGACCAACCTCGGAAAGTCAACGACGCTCGCGTTCACCCTCGAGCCCGGCGCCGGATCCCCGCAGCCGACCACACCCATCCTGGCTGCCCTGCCATTGAGCTGA
- a CDS encoding PPE family protein, protein MTSPHFACLPPEINSALIYAGPGSAPLHAAAEAWDGLAENLSSSASSFLSVATDLANGAWHGPSAAAMLAVATQYVSWLRAAAAQAEATSSQASAIAGAFETALSATVQPAVVSANRALVRALASTNHLGQNAPTIMDIESAYEQMWATDVAAMSGYHADASAAAEQLAPWQNVMQNLGVQFSNGDLNFAPHAGTGNLAQHLSAGAGLDHTGGHVGSWLADSQTGGLLHWDSSGTGFAEVGPVSVVSHGGPDAGMLGSGHYVTGGVGATNLQAGLLNSATAGTGFNPAAIQPGLLNPALANAAFSATPGEGGAGLPS, encoded by the coding sequence GTGACGAGCCCGCATTTTGCGTGTTTGCCGCCAGAGATCAATTCGGCTCTCATCTACGCCGGTCCTGGATCGGCGCCGCTGCATGCTGCTGCGGAGGCGTGGGACGGGCTTGCCGAAAACCTGTCCTCGTCCGCGTCGTCGTTTCTCTCTGTGGCCACGGACTTGGCCAACGGCGCCTGGCATGGCCCGTCGGCGGCGGCGATGCTGGCCGTCGCGACCCAGTACGTGAGCTGGCTCCGGGCCGCGGCGGCTCAGGCGGAGGCGACGTCCAGCCAGGCGTCGGCCATCGCGGGCGCATTCGAGACGGCCCTGTCGGCGACGGTGCAACCGGCGGTGGTCTCGGCCAATCGGGCCCTGGTGCGCGCGTTGGCCTCGACGAACCATCTGGGCCAGAACGCGCCGACGATCATGGACATCGAGTCGGCCTACGAGCAGATGTGGGCGACGGATGTGGCTGCGATGTCGGGGTATCACGCCGACGCGTCGGCGGCCGCCGAACAGCTGGCGCCCTGGCAGAACGTAATGCAGAACCTCGGTGTGCAGTTCAGCAACGGCGACCTCAATTTCGCGCCGCACGCCGGGACGGGCAATCTGGCGCAGCACCTGAGTGCGGGAGCCGGCCTGGACCACACCGGCGGCCACGTCGGATCGTGGCTGGCGGACAGTCAAACGGGCGGACTGTTGCATTGGGACAGTTCCGGTACGGGCTTCGCGGAGGTCGGGCCGGTCAGTGTGGTGAGCCACGGCGGCCCCGATGCGGGCATGCTCGGCTCCGGCCACTACGTCACGGGCGGGGTGGGCGCGACCAATTTGCAGGCGGGTCTGCTCAACTCGGCCACTGCGGGCACCGGGTTCAACCCGGCCGCCATCCAGCCGGGCCTGCTCAACCCGGCGCTGGCCAACGCCGCCTTCAGCGCGACGCCGGGCGAAGGCGGGGCGGGTTTGCCGAGCTGA
- a CDS encoding sigma-70 family RNA polymerase sigma factor has protein sequence MTGLPQLSSDLDVLLRQVARGDTEAFAAVYDLTKSRVFGLVIRVLRDAGYSEETTQEIYLEVWRSASEYDPARGSALSWLLTMAHRRAIDRVRSEQAGSRRESRYGAATVDTASDVVADSAIAGDERRRVADCLGSLTDAQRQCIELAYYGGLTYVEVSHRLAANLSTIKSRIRDALRGLRNCLDVA, from the coding sequence ATGACGGGATTGCCGCAACTGAGCAGCGACTTGGACGTGTTGCTGCGACAAGTAGCGCGCGGGGACACCGAGGCATTCGCCGCGGTCTACGACCTCACCAAGAGCCGGGTGTTCGGGTTGGTGATTCGTGTACTGCGCGACGCCGGCTACAGCGAGGAGACCACCCAGGAGATTTATCTCGAGGTGTGGCGCTCCGCGTCGGAGTACGACCCCGCCCGGGGCTCCGCACTGTCCTGGCTGCTGACCATGGCGCACCGCCGGGCCATCGACCGGGTGCGCTCCGAGCAAGCCGGCAGCCGCCGAGAATCGCGTTACGGCGCGGCCACTGTGGACACCGCCAGCGACGTGGTCGCCGATTCGGCGATCGCGGGTGACGAACGTCGTCGGGTCGCCGACTGCCTGGGCTCGCTGACCGATGCGCAACGTCAATGCATCGAGCTGGCTTACTACGGCGGCCTGACCTATGTCGAGGTATCGCACCGGTTGGCGGCCAACCTGTCGACGATCAAATCCCGCATCCGCGACGCGCTGCGCGGGCTGCGTAACTGCTTGGACGTGGCATGA